From one Anabas testudineus chromosome 21, fAnaTes1.2, whole genome shotgun sequence genomic stretch:
- the cdca7a gene encoding cell division cycle-associated protein 7a, whose amino-acid sequence MPSTRSKKLAVQPPTTRMSLRSFRSVPLVPIETSSSSSSSSDDSCDSFGSDGGFANTRGSLRQTRRMAEKSKVSGATSEEDTCSGFEENVINSQLKAMKVDSEPPRRGRRSNVLKVALTFPSKRTGKKRPASEPLPQPKVVDSDSEEEENFMSKRALNIKENKEMLAKLMAELNKVPGLFPSRMAMSAMPRQAPRRSIKSPGACRRNPERLSRPHTRSRTLVDGPPSPTPEDEPEDKFSLVRKSRYYEEVDEPHRRRSFNGTKAIPHVVRPVEDITEAELQNICHNVREKVYNSSTGSTCHQCRQKTTDTKTNCRNPECVGVRGQFCGPCLRNRYGEEVQDALLNPEWQCPPCRGICNCSFCRAREGRCATGVLVYLAKYHGFDNVHAYLKSLKKELEESSE is encoded by the exons ATGCCGTCCACCCGCTCCAAG AAACTGGCAGTCCAGCCTCCAACCACCAGGATGAGTCTGAGGAGCTTTCGCAGCGTCCCACTGGTTCCCATAGAGACTtcctcgtcttcttcttcttcttctgatgaCAGCTGCGACAGCTTTGGCTCCGATGGAGGCTTTGCAAATACG aGGGGCAGCTTAAGACAGACGAGGAGGATGGCAGAGAAATCAAAGGTGTCCGGTGCTACATCAGAGGAAGACACGTGCAGCGGGTTTGAGGAGAACGTGATCAACAGCCAGTTGAAAGCCAtg aaaGTAGACTCTGAACCTCCGAGACGTGGCCGCAGGTCTAATGTCCTGAAGGTTGCTCTGACGTTTCCCTCTAAGAGGACCGGCAAGAAGAGGCCTGCATCCGAACCACTTCCTCAGCCTAAAGTAGTGGACTCCGACtctgaggaagaagagaacTTCATGAGCAAAAGAGCACTGAATAttaaagagaacaaagaaatg CTTGCAAAGCTCATGGCAGAGCTGAACAAAGTACCCGGACTCTTCCCCTCACGGATGGCAATGTCTGCTATG CCCCGACAGGCACCACGGCGGTCCATAAAATCTCCGGGAGCTTGCAGAAGAAACCCAGAGCGCTTGTCTCGACCCCACACACGATCCCGCACTCTGGTGGACGGACCCCCTAGCCCGACTCCTGAGGATGAGCCAGAGGATAAGTTCAGCCTGGTTCGCAAAAGCCGCTACTATGAGGAAGTTGACGAGCCA CACCGGCGCCGCTCCTTCAACGGTACCAAGGCCATTCCTCACGTGGTGCGTCCTGTGGAGGACATCACAGAGGCAGAGCTGCAGAACATTTGCCATAATGTGCGAGAGAAAGTCTACAACAGCTCCACT ggATCCACTTGCCACCAGTGCCGCCAGAAAACaactgacacaaaaacaaactgtcgTAATCCAGAGTGTGTGGGGGTGAGGGGTCAGTTCTGTGGCCCCTGTCTCCGTAACCGCTATGGAGAGGAGGTCCAAGACGCTCTGCTGAATCCG GAGTGGCAGTGCCCTCCGTGCAGAGGGATCTGTAACTGCAGCTTCTGTCGTGCCCGAGAAGGTCGCTGTGCCAC
- the zak gene encoding sterile alpha motif and leucine zipper containing kinase AZK isoform X1 yields MSSPSASFVQIKFDDIVFYENCGGGSFGSVYRARWISKDKEVAVKKLLKIENEAEILSVLSHRNIIQFYGAIVEAPNYGIVTEYASGGSLYDYLSSDESEEMDMGQIMTWAGEIARGMHYLHSEAPVKVIHRDLKSRNVVLSADKVLKICDFGASKFLTHTTHMSLVGTFPWMAPEVIQSLPVSETCDTFSYGVVLWEMLTREIPFKGLEGLQVAWLVVEKNERLTIPSGCPSSFAELMRNCWATEPKVRPVFKQILSTLDSMSNDSQLPQQCNSFLHNKAEWRCEIEATLERLKKLERDLSTKEQELKERERRLKMWERKLIEQSNSPLLPTLDIYTWTEEHVYFWMQQIFGAGESSCDMQLYADLFKENHITGKRLLLLTESDMRDMGVRSKGHAMHLQAEIEKLTNDYLGFVHFPPLLKDELEKEVELSKTVNLELVFGYHWKPGTGKSDCKWKMYMELDGDDIAVTYIKEVIFNANQPDVEILRMTKPPFVMDKWMVGMQQNQRVDYTVNYENDVKSPKSTKHSYLMTWSHSGGQNEIKTVELIIETAPADIDWNPRDRANSDIDPSWMYNVRLRHIINQKSPQPSAARTATLPQFLSAHESQESSYAAAVRRSPNRVHVTPWIDSRSSSPTASLSAKLSPLYLGSKGSSPSSTTSESTSERERERPLSAGAARDRHRNSYFGSSLSVGSGQVKGNPWTYTRGSYIHNKTSKTSRQPGRPRSNVYNVTPQNHPPSIPGILSVTGNPSEEKEGAKASDGGWIKVERQKRLPRQDNKQVRGRQRRGGRGGRGAAGRT; encoded by the exons GCTGAAATCCTCAGTGTTCTCAGCCACCGCAACATCATTCAGTTTTATGGAGCGATTGTTGAGGCTCCTAACTATGGAAttgtcactg AGTATGCAAGTGGTGGGTCGTTGTATGATTACCTGTCCAGCGATGAGAGTGAGGAGATGGACATGGGACAGATCATGACATGGGCTGGAGAGATTGCCAGAG GGATGCATTACTTACACTCAGAGGCCCCTGTTAAGGTGATCCACAGAGACCTAAAGTCCAGGAATG TTGTTTTATCTGCAGACAAAGTTCTCAAG ATTTGTGATTTTGGGGCGTCTAAGTTCTTGacccacacaacacacatgtcCTTGGTTGGTACGTTTCCCTGGATGGCTCCAGAGGTGATCCAGAGCCTGCCTGTGTCTGAGACTTGTGACACTTTCTCATATGGAGTG GTGCTTTGGGAAATGCTCACCCGTGAGATACCTTTCAAAGGCCTGGAAGGTTTACAAGTGGCCTGGCTGGTGGTGGAGAAAAATGAG AGGTTAACCATCCCTAGTGGCTGCCCTAGCAGCTTTGCTGAGCTCATGAGGAACTGCTGGGCAACAGAGCCAAAA GTAAGGCCAGTGTTTAAGCAGATCCTCTCTACTCTGGACTCCATGTCTAACGACAGCCAACTTCCTCAACAGTGCAACTCGTTTCTTCACAACAAGGCTGAATGGAG ATGTGAGATTGAAGCTACATTAGAAAGACTTAAGAAGCTGGAGAGAGATCTGAGCACTAAGGAACAGGAGCTGAAGGAGCGAGAGCGGCGCCTAAAGATGTGGGAGCGCAAACTCATCGAACAGTCAAACAGCCCG TTGCTGCCAACCCTTGACATCTATACCTGGACTGAGGAGCATGTG TATTTCTGGATGCAGCAAATATTCGGTGCAG GGGAGAGTTCATGCGACATGCAGTTGTACGCTGACCTGTTCAAAGAAAATCACATCACTGGAAAGAGGCTGTTATTGCTCACAGAAAGCGACATGCGGGACATGGGGGTCAGGTCTAAAGGTCATGCCATGCACCTTCAG GCTGAAATTGAGAAGCTAACTAATGATTACCTCGGATTCGTCCACTTCCCACCACTGCTGAAG GATGAGCTGGAAAAGGAGGTGGAACTGagtaaaactgtaaatctgGAGCTGGTGTTTGGGTACCATTGGAAACCAGGAACTGGGAAATCT gaCTGCAAATGGAAAATGTACATGGAACTTGATGGGGATGACATTGCAGTAACCTACATCAAAGAAGTGATTTTTAATGCCAACCAACCGGACGTGGAAATCCTGCGGATGACTAAG CCTCCTTTTGTGATGGACAAATGGATGGTTGGAATGCAACAGAACCAGAGAGTGGACTACACAGTCAACTACGAG AATGATGTCAAGTCTCcaaagtctacaaaacacagcTATCTAATGACGTGGAGTCACAGTGGTGGGCAAAACGAGATCAAGACTGTGGAGCTGATTATTGAAACAGCACCAGCTGACATCGACTGGAACCCCAGGGACAGAGCAAACTCTG ATATCGATCCCTCGTGGATGTACAACGTAAGGCTGAGGCACATAATCAACCAGAAATCCCCGCAGCCGTCTGCTGCTCGAACTGCCACTCTGCCTCAGTTCCTGTCTGCACATGAAAGCCAGGAGTCTTCTTATGCTGCAGCTGTGCGCCGCTCTCCAAACCGTGTCCATGTAACTCCCTGGATTGACTCACGCAGCTCGTCGCCAACTGCCAGCCTGTCGGCCAAACTCTCACCACTCTATCTGGGGTCAAAGGGCAGCAGCCCTTCCAGCACTACATCAGAGAGCACCTCAGAGAGGGAACGAGAGCGCCCACTCAGTGCCGGAGCGGCGCGTGACCGTCACAGAAACAGCTACTTTGGCAGCAGTTTATCTGTGGGAAGTGGGCAGGTTAAGGGGAATCCATGGACCTATACTAGAGGTAGCTATATTCATAATAAAACCAGCAAAACCTCACGACAGCCAGGGAGGCCACGGTCCAACGTTTACAATGTCACACCACAGAACCACCCACCCTCGATCCCAGGTATATTGTCTGTGACAGGAAACCCCAGTGAGGAAAAAGAGGGGGCCAAAGCCAGCGATGGAGGCTGGATCAAAGTGGAGCGGCAGAAAAGATTACCCCGTCAGGACAATAAACAAGTCAGAGGTCGACAGAGGAGGGGCGGCAGGGGAGGGCGCGGTGCAGCAGGAAGAACTTAA